In Apilactobacillus bombintestini, one genomic interval encodes:
- a CDS encoding nucleoside 2-deoxyribosyltransferase: MNLYLAGPFFDDEQIDRVERVEKALNQNTTVDNFFSPRLSTVDKSLEVGSDEWSKAVFKLDVDEIKKADAVIAIIDFVDDNVDSGTAFEIGYAHAINKPVILFHEKSGNVNLMLSNGSNSYLTTIDDIVKFDFVKIPEYKYNGKVF, translated from the coding sequence ATGAATTTATATTTAGCAGGACCTTTTTTTGATGATGAACAAATTGATAGGGTGGAACGTGTAGAAAAAGCCTTAAATCAAAATACGACTGTGGATAATTTTTTCAGTCCTAGATTGTCTACTGTGGATAAAAGTCTTGAAGTCGGTAGTGATGAATGGTCTAAAGCAGTATTTAAGCTGGACGTTGATGAAATAAAAAAAGCTGATGCAGTTATCGCAATTATCGACTTTGTTGACGACAATGTTGATAGCGGCACAGCTTTTGAAATTGGATATGCACATGCTATTAATAAGCCTGTTATTTTATTCCATGAAAAAAGTGGTAACGTTAATTTGATGCTATCTAATGGTTCAAATTCTTATTTAACAACAATTGATGATATTGTTAAATTTGATTTTGTAAAAATACCTGAATATAAATACAACGGTAAAGTATTTTAA
- a CDS encoding hydroxymethylglutaryl-CoA synthase, whose protein sequence is MSVGIDKMSFFSSDMYLDMVDLANARNEDPNKYLIGIGQKKQAVIPNTQDVVTMAANACEKIIDDDNRKKIDLIIFGTETGVDNSKSAAIYLQNMLGLSRRARAFEVKQACYGATAGLQMAKEYVTNHPDKQALVIGADIARYGIKTPGEVTQGGGAMAMVVSSNPSMLEFEGPSTFYSDDIMDFWRPLYRTEAVVDGHYSNDVYVKFFKNTWDEYKKITGLSIDDFKAMTFHLPYTKMGIKGLRAILNEADEDKQEHLKQEFEYGRKYNENVGNLYTGSLYLNVLSLLNNSTDLQTGDRIGLFSYGSGAQGEFFSMKLKDGFKNDQLADQIDTDLKNRKRVSVEEYERIFNNWIPIKDGDINLDYENDSADFFLKGVKNHQRIYGRK, encoded by the coding sequence ATGAGTGTTGGAATTGATAAAATGAGTTTTTTCTCTTCAGATATGTATTTAGACATGGTTGATTTAGCTAATGCAAGAAATGAAGATCCTAATAAATACTTAATTGGTATTGGTCAAAAGAAACAAGCGGTTATACCTAACACACAAGATGTTGTAACCATGGCTGCTAATGCCTGTGAAAAAATTATTGATGACGATAATCGTAAGAAAATTGATTTAATAATTTTTGGAACTGAAACAGGTGTAGATAACTCTAAGTCTGCGGCTATTTATTTACAAAACATGCTAGGATTAAGCAGACGTGCAAGAGCTTTCGAAGTTAAACAAGCTTGTTATGGAGCTACTGCTGGACTTCAAATGGCTAAAGAGTATGTAACTAACCATCCAGACAAACAAGCATTGGTTATTGGAGCAGATATTGCCAGATATGGAATTAAAACACCTGGAGAAGTAACTCAAGGTGGCGGTGCTATGGCAATGGTAGTTTCATCTAATCCATCCATGTTAGAATTCGAAGGCCCAAGTACATTCTATTCAGATGATATTATGGACTTTTGGCGCCCTTTATACCGTACTGAAGCAGTTGTTGATGGTCATTATTCCAATGATGTTTATGTTAAGTTCTTTAAAAACACTTGGGATGAATATAAGAAGATTACGGGATTATCTATAGATGACTTTAAGGCAATGACTTTCCATCTTCCATACACCAAGATGGGGATTAAAGGTTTGAGAGCCATTTTAAATGAAGCTGATGAAGATAAACAAGAACATCTTAAGCAAGAATTCGAATACGGTAGAAAATATAATGAAAATGTTGGTAATTTATATACTGGATCATTATATTTGAATGTATTGTCATTATTGAATAATTCAACAGACTTACAAACAGGGGACCGAATTGGATTGTTTAGTTACGGATCAGGTGCCCAAGGAGAATTCTTCTCTATGAAGTTGAAGGACGGATTTAAGAATGATCAATTAGCTGATCAAATAGATACCGACTTGAAGAATAGAAAACGAGTTTCAGTTGAAGAATATGAACGCATTTTTAATAACTGGATTCCTATTAAAGATGGCGATATTAATTTGGATTATGAAAATGACAGTGCTGATTTCTTCTTGAAAGGTGTTAAGAATCACCAAAGAATCTATGGTAGAAAGTAG